In Terriglobales bacterium, the genomic window TGCTCTTTCAGCGCTTCGATCGTGCGGATGGCGGGCGCGAGTGCCATCTACAGGCCGCTCCCTCCGGGGCGCGACCAGTCCAGCGCTCCCTTCTTCCAGATGTAGAAGAACCCCGCCAGCAGCACCCCGATATACACCAGCATCTCCCAGAAGCCGAACATCTTCAGCTCCCGATAGATCACCGCCCAGGGATAGAGGAAGACCGCTTCCACGTCGAACAGGATGAAGAGCATGGCCACCAGGTAGAACTTCACGGAGAAGCGCTGGCGGGCGTCGCCGGTGGGCAGCATGCCGCACTCGTAGGGCTGGAGCTTGGCGCGGGTGGGCCGGCGCTTGCCCACCAGGGCGGAAAGCAAGACCATTCCGCCGGCCAGCGCCATGACCACCAGCACATGGATCAGCAGCGGGAGGTAGCGGGCGAAATAGTTGTCGGGCATAGGGTTAGCGTGCTATAACAAGCGCGCCTGCGACACCAAAACTGTCCACTATAAAATCACGGTGGAAGAGTGTCAAATGAGGGAAAGCGGCCGAGCGCGGCCGTCTCGCAGGGAGATGGGGCAGCCTCAGAACCCAGGTCATGATCTTCGGCTTCAACACTGACATCAAGTCGGGCGAAACCGTGTACCACGTGCAGAGCGAGGCGCGGGAGGCCGACCTGCTGCTGCAGACCCAGGTGTTCGTGCGCGGGCGCTGCATCGGCAAACGCGCCTCCTCTTACGCCGAGCGCGTGGCCGAGCCCGGCTTCGCCGACGAGCAGATGCATGAATTGCTGAAGGCCCAGCACCGCCAGGTGCTGGAGGCCGTCCGCGAGGGCAAGGTCGAGTCCCTGCTGGCCGGCGAGATCCAAGACTACG contains:
- a CDS encoding NADH-quinone oxidoreductase subunit A — translated: MPDNYFARYLPLLIHVLVVMALAGGMVLLSALVGKRRPTRAKLQPYECGMLPTGDARQRFSVKFYLVAMLFILFDVEAVFLYPWAVIYRELKMFGFWEMLVYIGVLLAGFFYIWKKGALDWSRPGGSGL